A part of Bacteroidota bacterium genomic DNA contains:
- a CDS encoding cold shock domain-containing protein: MSAYNGIVKWFDAKKGYGFIVHPEDGSDIFVHYSQIHTEKRFKTLRTGETVDFDLVQGPKGLHAHNVAPQEDEDAEAIEEHEVAVMLSE, from the coding sequence ATGTCTGCTTACAATGGTATCGTCAAATGGTTTGACGCTAAAAAAGGCTATGGTTTTATAGTACACCCGGAAGACGGGAGCGACATCTTCGTACACTACTCTCAGATTCATACGGAAAAACGCTTCAAGACACTTCGTACTGGCGAAACTGTGGATTTTGACCTTGTGCAGGGCCCTAAAGGCTTACACGCCCACAATGTAGCGCCGCAGGAGGACGAAGATGCTGAAGCGATTGAAGAACATGAAGTTGCTGTAATGTTATCGGAGTAA
- the ybeY gene encoding rRNA maturation RNase YbeY, whose product MEETTLHKLVALACTGENFSLEDLSIVLSDHATVRELNVSYLNHDYNTDVLSFPLNDPEVSQTVDGEIYVDLDTAAERCAEFGVTFEEEACRYVVHGLLHLMGYLDDTAEGKATMRSREDLYLAMLRKS is encoded by the coding sequence CTGGAAGAAACCACCTTGCACAAGCTTGTAGCACTTGCGTGCACCGGCGAAAACTTCAGCCTTGAAGACCTCAGCATCGTACTGAGCGACCACGCTACCGTGCGCGAGCTCAACGTCTCCTACCTGAACCACGACTACAATACGGACGTCCTTTCTTTCCCCCTCAACGATCCTGAGGTCTCTCAAACCGTAGACGGCGAGATCTATGTAGACCTGGATACTGCAGCAGAAAGATGCGCAGAATTTGGGGTTACTTTTGAAGAAGAAGCTTGCCGGTATGTTGTCCATGGCCTCCTCCATCTGATGGGATATCTGGATGATACAGCCGAAGGCAAAGCAACCATGCGATCGCGGGAAGATTTGTACCTGGCTATGTTGCGCAAATCGTAA
- the raiA gene encoding ribosome-associated translation inhibitor RaiA, which translates to MDTRITARHFSASEKLKTFVNNRVGKLERFYDGITDARVILSKHNAAGGSKIAEITVNVRRNSLVAQEEAVTYEEAIDRCVRRLRRQILKYKGKRRG; encoded by the coding sequence ATGGATACTCGAATCACAGCGCGTCATTTCAGTGCCAGCGAGAAGCTCAAGACGTTTGTCAATAACCGGGTAGGCAAACTTGAACGCTTTTACGATGGCATTACCGACGCACGTGTAATCCTGAGTAAACACAATGCCGCAGGCGGATCAAAAATCGCCGAAATCACAGTCAATGTTCGGCGTAACTCACTTGTAGCCCAGGAAGAGGCGGTTACATATGAAGAAGCGATAGATCGTTGCGTTCGCCGGCTTCGTAGACAGATATTGAAATACAAAGGAAAAAGAAGAGGCTGA
- a CDS encoding DUF420 domain-containing protein: MEAVSQESKKGVRLIIAISMVAIGFLFWLIYFKTPSAQTLAFVKHLPAVNASLNALCAACLVCGYVFVRRKNYKVHQRFMVAALVFSALFLVSYLTYHNFQGDTPYTGVGGIRAVYFFVLITHIVLSIFSLPMALITVFYASQERFTSHRKLARWTLPIWLYVSVTGVVVYLMLHVL, from the coding sequence ATGGAAGCTGTATCCCAAGAATCTAAAAAAGGCGTCCGCCTCATTATTGCGATCAGTATGGTTGCGATAGGCTTTTTGTTCTGGCTGATTTACTTCAAAACGCCCTCTGCGCAGACGCTGGCGTTTGTCAAACATTTGCCGGCGGTGAATGCTTCGTTAAATGCGTTATGTGCAGCCTGTCTGGTTTGTGGCTATGTCTTTGTAAGGCGCAAGAATTACAAAGTACACCAGCGATTTATGGTTGCAGCGCTTGTATTCTCCGCGTTGTTTCTGGTCAGTTACCTCACGTACCACAATTTTCAAGGTGATACCCCCTACACAGGTGTCGGTGGAATTCGGGCCGTCTACTTTTTTGTCCTGATCACCCACATTGTGCTGTCCATCTTTTCGCTACCCATGGCGTTGATCACTGTGTTCTATGCTTCACAGGAACGCTTTACCAGTCACAGAAAACTGGCCAGGTGGACGCTGCCTATCTGGTTGTACGTGTCTGTTACCGGGGTCGTTGTGTATCTGATGCTGCACGTACTCTAG
- a CDS encoding 5'-methylthioadenosine nucleosidase, whose product MIAFLFSTEQEARPFLKKYERGRFDGLPEGEIVSDDHILVTIIGVGKIKAALRTERLLRSEKKIKRIVHPGTCTSLSDELKLGTLVGASQVFEGDRIELSAPTYPRMPLEIPFTMEKGTLVTQDHTPQEETEQSYWQRIADMSDMTGYAVAYVAATYGKPCNIVKVVTGYMYKEDAQLQQTLENAHDALAAFLVKEIPALLEK is encoded by the coding sequence ATGATCGCATTTCTTTTTTCTACAGAACAGGAAGCCCGTCCTTTTCTAAAAAAATACGAAAGGGGCCGTTTTGACGGACTGCCTGAAGGTGAAATAGTCAGTGATGACCATATCCTGGTGACCATCATCGGCGTTGGAAAAATCAAGGCAGCGCTTCGGACGGAACGCCTCCTGCGCTCGGAGAAGAAAATCAAGCGCATCGTTCACCCTGGTACCTGTACGTCACTCAGCGATGAATTAAAATTGGGCACCCTCGTTGGTGCTTCTCAGGTATTTGAAGGTGACCGTATCGAACTATCAGCGCCTACGTACCCAAGAATGCCGCTCGAAATACCTTTCACGATGGAAAAGGGTACGCTGGTTACGCAGGACCATACCCCGCAAGAAGAAACTGAACAGTCTTACTGGCAACGGATTGCAGACATGAGCGACATGACGGGCTATGCCGTTGCGTACGTCGCGGCAACCTATGGCAAACCCTGCAATATCGTTAAAGTCGTAACCGGCTACATGTACAAAGAAGACGCCCAGTTACAACAGACGCTGGAAAATGCCCACGATGCACTTGCTGCCTTCCTCGTCAAAGAAATCCCTGCCCTGCTAGAAAAATAG
- the metF gene encoding methylenetetrahydrofolate reductase [NAD(P)H], which translates to MKIVELLDRATEPLISYEIVPPKRGSSANQIMKIVSDLVEFEPPFIDVTSHSAQVYYEEMGGGTWKKHVKRKRPGTLGLCAAIKHRFNIEPVPHLLCHGFTREETEDALIELNYLGIQNIMALRGDEMQVEKRVDKSRSINHYAGDLVAQVDDMNQGHFLEDIIDGMPTNFCVGVAGYPEKHFEAPNLTWDILNLKRKVDAGAEYVVTQMFFNNDHYFSFVERCREVGITVPIIPGLKIMTSKRQLQMLPKRFFLEIPEALAAEVEEADPKHVVDIGVEWALRQAEELLNADLPCVHFYILQKADTVKRVVSKLKGTTLAKG; encoded by the coding sequence ATGAAAATTGTAGAACTACTTGATCGGGCAACCGAACCACTCATTTCTTACGAAATTGTCCCACCCAAGCGGGGGAGCTCAGCCAATCAGATTATGAAAATTGTATCGGATCTGGTTGAGTTTGAGCCGCCTTTTATTGACGTTACCAGTCATTCTGCGCAGGTTTATTACGAAGAAATGGGTGGTGGTACATGGAAAAAACATGTCAAAAGGAAGCGTCCGGGCACCCTTGGGCTTTGTGCAGCCATCAAACACCGGTTTAATATTGAGCCCGTCCCGCACCTGCTTTGTCATGGATTTACTCGAGAAGAGACGGAAGATGCGCTTATCGAATTGAATTATCTGGGGATCCAGAATATTATGGCGTTGCGTGGGGATGAAATGCAAGTGGAGAAGCGGGTGGATAAAAGCCGATCGATTAATCACTACGCTGGCGATTTGGTGGCTCAGGTAGATGATATGAATCAGGGGCATTTCCTGGAAGACATCATTGACGGTATGCCAACCAATTTTTGTGTAGGCGTTGCCGGCTATCCTGAGAAGCATTTTGAGGCGCCCAACCTTACCTGGGATATCCTAAACCTGAAACGAAAAGTAGATGCTGGGGCAGAATATGTGGTCACCCAGATGTTTTTCAATAACGATCACTACTTCAGTTTTGTGGAGCGTTGCCGGGAGGTAGGGATCACAGTGCCCATTATCCCGGGGCTCAAGATCATGACGAGTAAGCGGCAGTTACAAATGTTGCCGAAACGGTTTTTTCTTGAGATTCCTGAGGCGTTGGCTGCAGAGGTTGAAGAGGCTGACCCAAAGCACGTGGTAGATATTGGCGTGGAATGGGCGCTACGGCAGGCTGAGGAGTTGTTAAACGCAGATTTGCCTTGTGTGCACTTCTATATTTTGCAGAAGGCGGATACTGTGAAACGGGTTGTGAGCAAGCTGAAGGGGACTACACTGGCAAAAGGCTAA
- a CDS encoding cytochrome c, whose product MAKTLSLLVIAALISVGCAGESRAPAASEASAPVTEAETTSDEDPVVAEGKALFSGTAICYTCHGAAGEGSDFAPNLTDDEWLNIEPPADIEKLVALIKVGVPKPKQYPGMMPPMGHLTDDQLGAVATYVLSLSNS is encoded by the coding sequence ATGGCAAAGACGTTGAGCCTCCTCGTGATTGCCGCATTGATTTCTGTGGGATGTGCAGGAGAAAGCAGGGCGCCCGCTGCAAGCGAAGCATCTGCGCCGGTAACTGAAGCTGAAACCACATCGGATGAAGATCCGGTCGTCGCTGAAGGGAAAGCACTGTTTTCTGGAACGGCTATTTGTTACACCTGCCACGGCGCTGCTGGTGAAGGCTCTGATTTCGCACCTAACCTGACAGACGATGAGTGGTTGAATATCGAACCGCCGGCAGATATCGAAAAATTGGTAGCACTGATCAAAGTTGGCGTTCCTAAGCCCAAGCAGTATCCTGGTATGATGCCGCCGATGGGGCACCTCACCGACGACCAGTTGGGTGCTGTTGCAACGTATGTATTGAGCCTCAGTAACTCCTAG